A window from Vigna angularis cultivar LongXiaoDou No.4 chromosome 7, ASM1680809v1, whole genome shotgun sequence encodes these proteins:
- the LOC108338101 gene encoding uncharacterized protein LOC108338101 isoform X4 translates to MGDLHANGIVFGEDRPCGSSPPSPPLPISNPDPSSVAADAWGAAEQTTGEILRSIQPTLAADRRRREVVDYVQRLIRYGARCEVFPYGSVPLKTYLPDGDIDLTALSCQNIEDGLVSDVRAVLHGEEINEAAEYEVKDVRFIDAEVKLVKCIVQDIVVDISFNQLGGLSTLCFLEKVDQLVAKDHLFKRSIILIKAWCYYESRVLGAHHGLISTYALETLVLYIFHQFHVSLDGPLAVLYRFLDYFSKFDWDNYCVSLKGPVSKSSLPNIVAEVPEKGGNTLLTEEFIRSCVESFSVPSRGPDLNLRAFPQKHLNIIDPLKENNNLGRSVNKGNFFRIRSAFKYGARKLGWILMLSDDKIEDELIRFFANTLERHGSTQVNVDKSVLSSSTASKRDVGPGNQHNYESREEIQDDSSLAGEFLDSSGDGNAVASYKLSEDSRDFATSGVLDIASANDLSYCSNGRIESNISSSEPALNTVIDEGIVSNSPRSHTDEKNMASYGSAVSTYANILENNFFHGDRYTTSVSGGTEASMSLLDLTGDYDSHIGNLQYGQMCNGYTVSPVVPSPPRSPKFPKNRNPWETVRQCVQINHSLRSQANSNCVIGQQVYVINHPTLPMTTFASEEKRKIRGTGAYFPNMTSRPYRDNRPIPGRGRGQAPGSHGHLQRHTRNNGLALAPQEMNLSSEGTFEYSLEGYSAIGSTKARSSETYFPQPSTWGSHYTNGFLHSSEKLESGSVVPQLRVASRTDMSNYPDSGISTSRGTVPNTGVVTEEKPNSLSVVDSKRCYQRMAIL, encoded by the exons CCGACCGGAGGCGGAGGGAGGTCGTCGATTACGTCCAGAGGCTCATTCGGTACGGCGCGCGCTGCGAG GTTTTTCCATATGGATCAGTTCCATTAAAAACATATCTTCCAGATGGAGATATTGATTTAACTGCACTCAGTTGTCAAAACATTGAGGATGGCTTGGTATCTGATGTTCGTGCTGTTCTTCATGGAGAGGAAATTAATGAAGCAGCTGAATATGAAGTGAAGGATGTTCGTTTCATTGATGCAGAG GTTAAGCTTGTTAAATGCATAGTACAGGATATTGTTGTAGACATCTCTTTCAATCAGTTAGGAGGACTCAGTACATTATGCTTTCTTGAGAAG GTTGATCAACTTGTTGCCAAGGATCATCTTTTCAAACGTAGTATTATCCTGATTAAAGCTTGGTGCTATTATGAGAGCCGTGTACTGGGTGCTCATCATGGTCTGATTTCAACATATGCTTTGGAAACCTTGGTTCTGTATATTTTCCATCAGTTTCATGTATCCTTAGATGGTCCTCTAGCA GTTCTCTACAGATTTTTGGACTACTTCAGCAAATTTGATTGGGACAACTATTGTGTTAGTTTGAAGGGACCAGTTAGCAAATCTTCTCTGCCTAATATAGTAG CTGAGGTTCCTGAAAAGGGAGGAAATACCCTACTGACTGAAGAATTCATTAGAAGCTGTGTGGAATCATTCTCAGTACCATCAAGAGGGCCTGATTTAAATTTGCGTGCATTTCCCCAGAAACATCTTAACATCATTGATCCATTGAAGGAAAACAACAATCTTGGCCGGAGTGTCAATAAAG GGAACTTTTTCCGAATACGCAGTGCTTTTAAGTATGGTGCCCGTAAACTTGGCTGGATTCTTATGTTATCAGACGATAAAATAGAAGATGAGCTTATTAGGTTCTTTGCAAACACCCTGGAAAGGCATGGAAGCACTCAGGTGAATGTAGACAAGTCAGTTTTGAGCTCATCTACAGCATCCAAAAGGGATGTAGGACCTGGAAATCAACATAATTATGAAAGCAGAGAGGAAATCCAAGATGACTCCTCTTTGGCAGGGGAGTTCCTTGATTCCTCTGGGGATGGAAATGCAGTCGCAAGTTATAAACTTAGTGAAGATTCTAGGGATTTTGCAACATCTGGGGTATTGGATATAGCAAGCGCTAATGATTTGTCATATTGTTCAAATGGGCGAATTGAAAGTAATATTTCAAGCAGTGAACCTGCTCTAAATACTGTTATTGATGAAGGTATAGTGAGCAATTCTCCCAGATCACATACTGATGAAAAGAATATGGCATCTTATGGTTCAGCTGTTTCAACATATGCTAATATCcttgaaaataatttctttcatgGTGATAGATACACCACTAGTGTTTCTGGGGGTACTGAAGCTTCAATGTCGTTGTTGGACCTTACTGGGGATTATGACAGTCACATCGGAAACTTACAATATGGTCAGATGTGTAATGGTTATACTGTCTCTCCTGTTGTGCCTAGCCCTCCTAGATCTCCGAAGTTCCCAAAAAATAGGAATCCATGGGAAACTGTTCGTCAATGTGTACAAATTAATCACAGTCTTCGATCTCAGGCAAACTCAAATTGTGTCATTGGGCAACAAGTTTACGTCATAAATCATCCTACACTTCCAATGACAACTTTTGCTTcagaagaaaaaaggaaaattcgAGGAACAGGCGCATACTTTCCTAACATG ACTTCTCGTCCGTACAGGGATAATAGGCCAATTCCAGGAAGGGGAAGGGGCCAAGCACCAGGTTCTCATGGGCATCTGCAGAGACACACTCGTAACAATGGCTTGGCCCTAGCTCCACAAGAAATGAATTTGTCTTCGGAAGGAACCTTTGAATATTCTCTAGAAGGATACTCTGCTATTGGTAGCACCAAAGCAAGATCATCTGAAACCTATTTCCCTCAACCTTCTACATGGGGGTCACATTATACCAACGGTTTCCTTCACTCATCTGAGAAACTTGAATCTGGATCTGTGGTCCCTCAGCTTCGTGTAGCCTCAAGAACTGACATGAGCAATTACCCAGACTCTGGGATTTCTACATCTAGGGGCACTGTGCCTAACACGGGGGTGGTGACAGAGGAGAAGCCTAATTCATTGTCTGTAGTTGATTCCAAAAG GTGCTACCAAAGGATGGCGATTTTGTAA